The Alosa sapidissima isolate fAloSap1 chromosome 12, fAloSap1.pri, whole genome shotgun sequence nucleotide sequence GGAGGCTTTTAGGTTGCATGTGAACaatcaaaatgtattattattattattattattattattattattattattattattgatattataataCTATTCATATTCATGAGAAACACCTGTCCAATTATGGTATTAAACAAAGGGCCCTCATTAAGGTGATTAATAATGACATTGTCCTTGAGAGAGTAAAGAGTGAAATCAAATGCCTGCATTCTTCTTTAACAGAAGACAGGAAGAACCCCATACAGCTGAAATGTGGACAATAACATGTTCGCACTACCCTTAAGGTGAAATATCAGCTGTGCTATTTCATTAAAGGCCAAAACGTTATATGCGAAGGTGGCTTTTTATCTCCTAGCGTATAAACTAGGCAGGACAAGAATGCTGCTCGGAGATTTGTTTATAGCAGAGCAATACAACGCTGGCAACATATGCAATATCTTTGTGATGATGATATTTTTTTTGTCAATATCACTGTAATTCTGTATCACCAGTATATAAATTAAAAGTGTATCAAATTGCACTTGATAAGTTATTGATATGACCATTATGAGCACAAATGGAGCATAGTATCAGTTCAGGCAGGACACCGAGTCTTGCCAGCTTCTCTGAGTGGCTGACTATAAAGCTGACTGTTCAGCTGATCATCTTCTACTCTTATACTAGTGGAGATCATCCAGCCTTATTTAAGCTGCCTTAGCCTACTGCCTGCTGCTTTCTCTGCAAGACTTTTAGCAGCCCAATCACCATATTAGCATTTAAAGGTTGTTTTGCAGTGTCAATATGTTCTTCTTTTCTTGCCACCATACTGGAATATGTTTAACACAATTACTCTCATTGGCTAGTTTACCTCAAGACTTACTGTTCCATAAAACTAGATGATGACTTTTCGTGAAAAGCACTAAACAGGCTgtggatcccccccccccccctccacacacacacacacagaactgatTGGATTCAATTTGATGTCATTAATATCTTTACTCACCTGCTTCAGTACTCTCCATACAGACATCATTTACCATACAGACATCATAAGGAAATGTTTTGGTTTTTAAGAAATTCTGCGCACAGGTTTAGATCTACCATTGCTTTATTGATGTTTCTTTACATCTAtatacatgcacgcgcacacacacacacacacacatacacacacacacacacacacacacacacacacacacacacacacacacacagggtttacAATATATAGGTCAACTTGCTAAAGGGAAAACAATGTTTTATAAACATAGGTTGGTCCATTGTTTAGTCCAGGAAAAGTTTCCAGCAATTTATTACGGAACAATCCCAATTATGGTGAGCAACTGATTTTCTCTGAACCCAGTCAACTTTGATAACACTCCAATTGGATCATTTAGTTATGATTTTATGGTTCCATTATGGTTCCTAACTGGTAAACAATACCGAGCATATCATTTGATCcagttatatgtttataactCTCTTATCTCATATAGCAACAAAATGACTTTCTCTTTATGCTTACCTGTAAATGAGTTATATGCAATTTTATGTTCTTTTCTTATTAACATTTATTATTGTACACTTAAAGAACAATGAGAATACACTGTTCTCATCTGTCTCACTGTTCACACTGTGCATGATTGTATTGTTGTTTATCACCATGTATCATTTTATGACACTTTTGCAAACGTTCCAAACGATTTGGCATGATGCTTTTAAAGATGTGAGTTAGTAAACACAATAGATAACTAACAGATGGATAACTTATTGTACTTACTTGCTGCTTTTCTAAAACACTGTGATGTGTTGTTCTTATGTTTTTAGAAGGATATGATTGCTTTTAGAAGGATAGGACTAATGAGGaaaagtttttttatttatttatttatttatttaataatcaCTATAGAAGTTGGTCGGCACCGAGACCTGAGTTCTTATTTCGCTCTCCTCCCATGTTGTGAGAATGACaataaaagtatctatctatctatcttatcttAACTTATTAGTTGATATCTGATAGCTCGATTCCTGGTTAGTGTTTGTGTAAGGTGCTACCTAAGCTGTGCTTGACTGGAGTTTATGAAGTAAGGTAAAAATTGGCGTGAGGAGGTTATACAAATCTGTTTTAAATGATGCTGCCACTAAAATAAATTACATATACGAAGGTCTGATCTGCTGGAGAATAGACCtataaatcaaataaatgcatAGTATTTACAACTGAATACTGCAAAGGTGCTGAACAATTAAAGAGATATAACAAACCAcatatattaaaatcagatcACCAACTGGATGAGGTATTCAAAGAACAACCTCTCATGGTGAACAAGAGAGGTAGGAATTTAAGAGACCTACGTGTACAATCTTAATTGCCTCCTACTCATACTACTTATCTAATTCTCAACCCACTCAAATGACTTGGGCACTTATCTTGGATGGCAGTCGCCACCGCGGATGGTGTTGTCAGTCTAACTATAATTATCACTGCACGAGTTTTAAACATCAGCATTCAGGTAAAGAGATCCCTATAAACGAAGTAATTTCCTGCAATACAAATCAGTTATCTATCTTATCACTTGTCCTTGTGGCAGTCATGATGGTGCGACCAGTGGAGCACTGAAGACCTGTATAGCAGAAATAGAAGCACCATCAGGTGCAAAACATGAATTACTATTACTATTGGGAAGATCCAAGTCAGGGTCACTTTGATATTTTACTATCTAGGagagatatttatttatagataTTTATATATTCATTTTTTATTGATTTGTTTGGCTTTTGCCAGCGACTTACATATTTCAATTGTTATGAGAGCAACTCAACGGCACAACAATGGCAGGAATTGAACTTTTTTTGGCTACTGGATGCTAGCCCAGCTCACCACTACACTACGCCCcttgatagatagatggatttctatctctatctctatcaccTCATGGATGAAATATTAATTATGAACTAAAATGTTTTCTGTAaactaattattatttttattaggaATATAGAAGTTATCTAATATGTTCATTTGAACGGATGTTTTAACTTTTTACTATAGAACACATCAATAGATATGTCTTTTTTAGAATTATGTGAAATGGCATGTAACATGAGACTTTTTCACTTGACGGGTGGACCACACCTAAATTGTGCTGATCTGTTGAAATCTTACAACCTTAATGGTCATGTTATCCACAAAGGATAATCAGGTGCATATCAGATAATCAggtgtcatatatatatatatatatatatatatatatatatatatatatatagatatatatatatatatatacatagatatatatatatatatatatatatatatatatatatatatatatatatatatatatatatatatatatatatatatatatgtgtgtgtgtgtgtgtgtgtgtgtgtgtctgttgttgtcTCTCACAGAAAATGTTATCTGAAGAAGGCCTCAGGCCAAAACGTTAtccaataaaatatacttttggagCCAGAGTGTGCAACATTTTCTTCTTATTTTTAAGTTTGTCATCAGAGGTCAGCACCTCCTTACTAATAACTAGGCCTACTCTATACATGTGCAACCCTAGGTGCCATCTTCTTACACAGCGTAATATGGtgtttgcatggttgcatgtgGGCCTAATGTAATATCAATTCAAATGTACCACTATATGAGCATTTGCATCGGACATGAATCCTTCATGATAAATGTCTTTATTTTAAATGGCCATCATTCTGTTTTTGATTGTATTTATTTGGACGTTGCAGTCTACAGGCACCAGTGGAGGGGTCATTTGAGTTTTCTGTAATACCCTCTCCTCCCAATGGATGGCAGCGTTTCTCATAAATACAAACACCGAAAAGGCGCCTGTGTCCGTGCGCGCAAAAGTAGACTACTGTTCACATCCAAACCGCAATTGAGTAATGTTATGATGTTAAAATAAAAATCACTGAAGGGCGCGGTGCTGATTTACAACGATTATGTCGATAACACAGTAGCCACCGCACGTATTTCGCAGAGAAAGGCAAGACAGGTGCAGATTGTGGACACTGCTGCTGATAtcagatgagaggagaaagtgGCATCCATTCGAACTTGTATGACAATTCCCCTCTAACCTCTAATGTCATCATGGTAGGCTAACATGACATGACTAACTGATTATTTACGCGCTATGCCATATCCCTGTTTGAATCATAAACTTGGAGAAGTAaaattgttttatttaaaatattagCATAGGTAACTGAAACCGATAACAGTTCATGTTTTAAGTTTATTCACCGGGCAAGAAACACGCAATGCGAAATTACTTAAAATGCATGTAGGTAGCTGTTAAGTAGCCTAGTAGACTAGATGCAACAAGGATCCTCATGAGGTCATTGGCAGCACCTCAGTTCGCCACCGGACTTTGAGCAGGAAAGCGCGGGGGTAGTCCTGTGGCGGGTGTATAAAAGCTGGACACCTGTGGAGGCAGCTGCAGGTAGCCCAGGTGGATTCTCTCGCCCGAGACAAGTCAGGAATATCGCAACGCGGTACAAGAGTTTAAGAGGTGAGAGAGGGGTGCCTCTTTTTAGCTTATCATCGCTAGTGTTTACCATCCAAATATTTCGGAAAAAGATCAATCAAGGATCAATTGCCTTTTTTCATGAAAAGGACGATGCACTAAGATGATAGCAGAATTTTAACAGAGTGGGGTGTATTGGCACCTATGTGCCTACGGTTTATTGTTTTTCCTTGCATATTGCATTGGTTTCTGATGTCCTCACTGGTGCCTTAAAAGTCCTCAAAAGTTGCCTTAGGCTGCATCTCGCTCTATCATAAACCTGTATGTGTGGTAGGCTGTAGTCCATGACAATGAAAAAGCTAACATCATGATGaattgcactctctctctcaaaagttATTTAGAGACTGTATTGCAAAATTGTGGTGATTTCCCGTGACATAGCATCAGATCGTGATATTTTCTGCGTAGGAAGATGatatagtgtaggcctacttaatgAGGAAACAACCTTATTTGTAGTGTGATGTTAGGAATGCGTAACAAGATTGCATGTTAAACATGAAAGTATGTTGATACATTTCGAAGTTGCTATCCAGACTGGCAGGCGGAAAACATATATGTCATATTGCTTACGCTTGTTTTATGTAATTGGTGTGTGATTTGACTTGTTTATTTCCACAGAGAATGGCTCCTCGGCCTGAGCTTGGGAATGGGACTTCTGAAACTCACCTAGACCATGGTATGTCGACCGTGAAATCGACTCTGTACTCCTCAAACAGTGCAATCGAATCCAAATGGGTAATTCTTTGTACATTTGATATCATTTTGAAACAATAGACGCGACTGGCAAGTCTAAGGATGGGGTGGTGTTACCTGCCTATTCCACGGCTGCTCTGGTGGACGATGTGGCGCAGGAATCGGCCGTCGACCCTTGGGACCTTCCTGCGCTCCAAGAAACAGGCGTGAAGTGGTCAGGTGTGCTACGAAAGAATGATGCTTCCTTGTTGATGTGAGAATATTGTTGTTATTGAACGCCTTGATGACGCTGTCATGTACACCTTACAGATTTGGATACCAAGGGGAAAGTGATCCGGATTGTGACAGGAATTGGGAAGTTGTGTTTATTGTTGGGATTTCTCTACATGTTTGTTTGCTCTCTGGACGTTCTCAGTTCCGCGTTTCAACTGGTTGGAGGTACTTAGCGTTCTCTATTTAATTGTCATTGTAGACTACCTATGTTTAATGAGGAATTGAAATAATTCTTACCATGGGTCTCATCCCAAAGTCCACAATATTCTAAAAGTAATTTATTTGAAATGATTTGATGTCTTAAATCATTTTAAATCacttaaaataatttaaatgcTTAAATGATTTAATGTAAAGTCTTACCAACATTGCATGTCCTCTGTAGGGAAGGCAGCTGGAGACATATTTCAGGACAATGTAGTCCTGTCCAACCCTGTAGCCGGTCTGGTGATTGGGGTTTTAGTGACGGTTCTTGTGCAGAGCTCCAGCACATCCTCCTCCATTGTGGTCAGCATGGTCTCCTCAGGATGTAAGTGCACATGgtcaacatgcacacactttttggatttttcctctctctttctctctctctctccctcactctcttacacacacacacacacacacacacacacacacacacacacacacacacacacttgccaagGTGTAATGTAAATTACGGTGTCTCTCTGTTATAGTGTTAGAGGTTAGGTCTGCTGTGCCAATCATCATGGGAGCCAACATTGGCACATCCGTCACAAACACTATTGTGGCCATGATGCAGGCCGGGGACCGCAATGAGTTCCGCAGGTAAGTAAAGGTCATCTCCCTCAAAAGGGTCTCTAAAGGTGCCTCTGAGCATATTACCATATTGATGGCAATTCATTCCCCTGTCTGTGAACATGTGTTCAGCTCAGCATCTACCCATCAATTATCCTGGGAAAACCTATCCTAGAGAAGTACACTGCCACTCACTGTGTTATTCAAACCTGCAGGGCTTTCGGTGGAGCTACGGTTCACGATTTCTTCAACTGGCTGTCTGTGCTTGTGCTACTTCCTCTAGAGGTGGCCACAGGCGTCCTCTACAAACTCACTGACCTTATCATCATCTCTTTCAACCTTCAAACTGGCCAGGATGCTCCCGATATTCTCAAAGTTATTACAGAGCCCCTGACAAAAAATATCATTGAGGTCAGTCAATGTTTTTATCAGCATAAatatatgttttattatataaatattatatattatatataattattaGCACTATTCTTTATTATGTACTTAAAAGAGAAGTTTTGCAACTAAAATATGCTCTATAGCCTATAGCTTCACCTGTAGCTTTCTAAGTATTTCAGTATTTTTCTTGTGTAATATGACACAGTCCTAAGACAGATAGCAACGCATCAAGGAAGTGCCTTTTGTGACCggcaaaataaatatatgtgcAACGGCGTGATATATCTGCGATAACACACAGATACTGTATGGAATGTATGTGGTTGAGTGATTGGTGAAGCTGATAGATAGTGTTAATGGGTTTGTTTGCACATAAAAGCTTCCTCTCACTTTGACTCTTTTAGTTGGACAAGTCTGTTATCAGTGGCATTGCCACTGGGGACCCTGCTGCAAGGAACAAGAGTTTGATCAAGATCTGGTGCAAAACAGAGACCGTGATAGTAAGGAATATACACACTAACATCTGAACCTACACAAATGATTCTTTTGCACACAACCTTGTATGAACTTTTTCTCAGCCAAACTAATTCTTCACtctgcagttaatatttaaCTGTCTTTTAGTTAAAGTAGAGGCTCAGGTTGAGCTCACTTTGCTAATctatgtcaatggggcattcaGCCAACATGGGAGTTCTTATCACCGTCCGGTTATAGATTAATATACTATTTCCCAGACTTATTTAGCCTTCCTTTGTATTCTTTTGTGAGTGTTCTTTCTTGTCATGTGTCCCTTAGACTCTTCTTTCTTGACTGTTGTGACCTTTAGACTCTTCAAAACGTGACTGTTCCTGGACCAGAGAACTGCACTGTGGGCGCCTTGTGCTGGACAGAAGGCAACCTGACATGGACGCAGAAGAATGTGTCGGAGACGATAAACCTGGCGAGATGTAAGTAGAAGAAGCATTTATCTGTCTCTTGATTGGATGTTACATACATGTGCACTGCCAAAAGACTTGAGAGAATATCCTTCTCTTATCAGCAGCacatacagccacacacacacacacacacacacacacacacacacacacacacacacacacacacacacacacacacacacaccacacacacacacacacacacacacaaacacagggggTTCAGGGGGTTGACTCTTAGTTTACACAGTTTACACAAgtggacatagacacacacactccctctctctctctctctttcctccttctGTCTCTTACATGCTTACACCCCATATCTTTACTTGCTGGCACCTTAGCACTACGATATCAGGACAATGACTTCAATTCAGTCTTCATAGTGACTCAGCATACTTCCTCGCCCCACTACCCTCTCTACCCACTCAATGGGGCCTTTCTTCCTGCTCAGTCAGAGAGCCGGGGTTCAACTGAGCCAGACAAGAAGAAAGGGCCAATCAAAAAAGGGATCTTGTGGTCCTTAGCCTGAACTAGCCAATAAAAGGGGAGCAAAACAGGTTTATCAGTATGTCAGATCTGTTGTTCAAATacctgagtttttttttttttgggggggggggtgggggggggggtggcgttCATTGACTGTGTTCATCAATTCTAGCACTTGTTGGCCTTGGGAATGAGCATTTTGCTCAGCACCATATAAGATTCTTCTCtgtctatgcaagaacatgtaTGCAGGATCCATTTGAATGCTATGTACTTTATGATGTGTATCATAAGCCAAACACTCACGAAAAATTCTGATCGTAGTATTGATTTTGTTTTAGAATCCTGCTAGAACATATCAGGCTTATTTGTAGATTAATTCTGTTAGTGCTCCAAACAGTGACAGTTAATTCATACTGACTCTATAAGCTTCTCACTGATAAGTATCTGTGCTGACTCTGAGCTGACTGTCCGTAATGAGTCCACTGTTGGGAGTGATGAGTAGTAGTAACCTTGTTATCACGGGGTCCGCCACAGGCAAGCACATCTTTGCAAATGCCAACCTGCCTGACCTGGCTGTGGGGCTGATCCTGCTGGGGCTCTCACTCGCCATCCTCTGCACATGCCTCATCCTCATCGTCAAGCTGCTCAACTCCATGCTCAAGGGACAGGTGGCCGTGGTCATCAAGAAGGTGCTCAACACAGGTGAGTGGAGTCCCACACGTTACAGACAGagagcgcatgcacacacacacacacacacacacacgtacactcgcgcacaaacacacacacccagtctgATAGTCGGTTCAGGCCACTTTGTTCGGTTATCTGATGAGCTGCACAGGTAAATTGACCCTGTAGCTTTGGCGGTCACTGGAGGTGCTTTAGTCTTAATGTGTGACATAAAGCACAGGCACATAATGCCACATATTATGAACAATGCTATTACTAATTGAAGCACATTTATTTTTCTGAACAAGGGCCATGTAAAAAAACATAAAGGATAATAACATTTTctatctctgtgtttgtgtgcagattTCCCTTACCCATTCGGGTGGGTAACTGGCTACATCGCCATGTTTGTTGGAGCTGGAATGACGTTCATCGTACAGAGCAGTTCTGTCTTCACGTCAGCCATCACTCCACTTGTGGGTACGTGTCTCGCCGGGCACTGCTCTATGTGGCCACTGCCTGTTATCTCTCAACGTAGCCCAGTCACAGGCTTACCAATCTTATCCAAAGCTTCCAATATTTGTAAAAGCATAAAAGAGGCCAGAAACACTCACTCATATCAGGGGTTGCTCTGTTCTTGACCACAGGTATTGGTGTCATAAGCATTGAGAGGGCTTATCCGCTCACTCTGGGTTCGAACATAGGAACAACAACGACGGCCATTCTTGCAGCCTTGGCCAGCCCAGGGGAGACGCTGGCAAATGCGTTGCAGGTGGGTAACAGTAGACCATCGGAGTTTTAAGACACACCGTTCAACAATCCCGTGCTGTTTtcagatagacagaaagttctgtgtgtttgtatgtgttcctgaatactgtaatttcccaactattagcagAGGTTTacacattgattttgctaaatgtcttcagctatgatgttaatacacaggggcagttaatatatggttttgtttttttaacttgcataaaacaccgTCCtgcgttttttttcttctccacaGATATCCTTGTGTCACTTTTTCTTCAACATTTTCGGGATCCTCCTGTGGTACCCGATCCCCTTCATGCGCGTGCCCATCCGCCTGGCCAAGGGCCTAGGGGACCACACAGCCAAGTACCGCTGGTTCGCCGCCGTCTACCTGGTACTGTGCTTCCTGGTCATGCCGCTCACCGTGCTTGGGCTCTCCATCGCCGGCTGGCAGGTGCTGGTCGGTGTGGGTGTTCCTATCATCGTGCTGGTCGTGTGTGTGGTGGTCATCAACGTCCTGCAGAGGCGCCGGCCGCAATACCTGCCGGGGGTGCTGCGCAGCTGGGACTTCCTGCCGCGGCCGCTGCACTCGCTGGCACCGTGGGACCACGTGGTCACGTCAGGCATGGCCTTCTGTGGGgcgcgctgctgctgctgctgcaagtGCTGCCGCAGAGGGGAAGGTGAGGACGAGGAGAAGGCCAGCCAGAAGGACGGCAAGAGTCTGGAGATGTACGACAACCCAGCGCTCACCACAGACGAAGCGCCCACTCAGACACAATTATAACtgctttgtgtctttgtgtgtctttcatgctgctctctctcactctctttctctctctctgtctctttctctcatacacacacacacacacacacacacacatatccctcTCTTTGATTGGACTGATCCCACTATGTAAAATGGGTGAAAATATACAGGAGATTGGAGAACAGGGATATTCCTTCTTGGAAggcactagcctagaaatctagacgcgcccctagcggcagccagggctagtctagcaactctccgttggcttgtgagctccagaaatcgaaacttaatcaggacattgaaatcgtgtattgagtcgtttggtgggcttaacaaaATGATTGATGGccgagttgcaacggtttggcttgaattccctgctacttgaaaacaaatattctattgcatcctattgcgtgcagagggaatttgaaagacaactgattatcccgcccctcggactgagcactgcgaacggtgagtgcccagaccctacattttaatgtgggtctggctcgccaggctaggaaGGCACATCAAAGAGGTATTGATTCTATTTATTATTGTAACATATCCATTTCTATAGGAAAATATACTTTTTCCTCATCTTGGTACTTAAAGATGAATAAGTTTATTTTGGATTGTCATATGTATACTTCAATCATCACTTAGACTTGATAATATTAGTattttatattttgtaaaaatcACGTTTTCGATTGTACTAATATTTTAAGTCTAACCATATGAAGATGTTTGAATTTGCATATGGATGAAGTAACAAATCTGCTGTGCTTAAAATGTGTTAAATAAtagtttgtattttttgtaatctTTTCCATTTTTGTAAGTTTTGACGTTtgcaaatgtgtatgtgtggctgaAGATATTCATCAGGGTCTTAGACTTCAtaggaataaaaaaaactcaaatgtaAATAGAgctgtatttttttgtttatgaCCTATGACCAGTGATTgctgcaaataaaaaaattggAAGTCTGAAACTTTTCATGTTAGTGTGATCATTGCCCTTATATTGCTTTAACAATGACATACAGTGACATCTGATATAGACTTTGAATGTGTGTCAGTGATGCTGAGACAAAGACTCACTCTTTTGCCATTAGCACACAAAAGTGACACCCTTTCTGAatcctccctgtgtgtgtgtgtgtgtgtgtcctactgtACGTGTTTGTCTTTGAACTGAAAAGAATTACTGTAATGACTGGTTCCCCTATTCACCCTCCCTCGAGATAATTCTGAATTTCAATGACTCTGTGATGTAGTCAGTAGCAGATGCATATTATGCTGAATGCTGACGTCTATTACACAAGGCTAGGCTGTGACTCCCATGAACCAGAGGCAGGCGCAGTAACACTGTAATCACTGACTGTGAGTTTGCAAAACTTGCTATTTGTGCAGATCAGATGCATTGGTTCAGTAAAAGCACAGCATATTCAATGTGTTATTtgtatgcatatatatataatgaATCTGATgtgaattatatatatatataattataattatatatatatatatatatatatatatatatatatatatatatatatatataaaattcaCATCAGATTCATTATCCATGGGAATCCATGAACCAAGAACCACACAAATATTTCAATGATACACTCCTCCGTGTTTTTCATGGGTGAAAACATGTACACATCACACGGTGAGCTATTCAACTTCCCGTGGCTAAATCTTCAGTACAGCAGCAGTTATAGTCCAACTGAGCGTAGCAGTAACACCATTCAGAGAATGAGCCTGGATTACATTCATCTCAAATGTTTCTCCACCTCAGTAGTGCAGATTTTATTTCT carries:
- the slc34a2b gene encoding solute carrier family 34 member 2b — its product is MAPRPELGNGTSETHLDHDATGKSKDGVVLPAYSTAALVDDVAQESAVDPWDLPALQETGVKWSDLDTKGKVIRIVTGIGKLCLLLGFLYMFVCSLDVLSSAFQLVGGKAAGDIFQDNVVLSNPVAGLVIGVLVTVLVQSSSTSSSIVVSMVSSGLLEVRSAVPIIMGANIGTSVTNTIVAMMQAGDRNEFRRAFGGATVHDFFNWLSVLVLLPLEVATGVLYKLTDLIIISFNLQTGQDAPDILKVITEPLTKNIIELDKSVISGIATGDPAARNKSLIKIWCKTETVITLQNVTVPGPENCTVGALCWTEGNLTWTQKNVSETINLARCKHIFANANLPDLAVGLILLGLSLAILCTCLILIVKLLNSMLKGQVAVVIKKVLNTDFPYPFGWVTGYIAMFVGAGMTFIVQSSSVFTSAITPLVGIGVISIERAYPLTLGSNIGTTTTAILAALASPGETLANALQISLCHFFFNIFGILLWYPIPFMRVPIRLAKGLGDHTAKYRWFAAVYLVLCFLVMPLTVLGLSIAGWQVLVGVGVPIIVLVVCVVVINVLQRRRPQYLPGVLRSWDFLPRPLHSLAPWDHVVTSGMAFCGARCCCCCKCCRRGEGEDEEKASQKDGKSLEMYDNPALTTDEAPTQTQL